One Thermoflexus hugenholtzii JAD2 DNA window includes the following coding sequences:
- the purB gene encoding adenylosuccinate lyase, with the protein MFTHDSYLSPFTWRYGSPEMRRLWSEIHRRRLWRRVWIALARAQMAAGRVRPEQLADLEAHAEAIDLARAEGIEAEIGHDLMAELLTFAEQAPIGGPILHLGATSADIEDNADALRMREALDLIRGRLRQVLETLAGAIERWAETPCMGWTHLQPAEPTTVGYRLALYGQDLLMDWEELTRCREMIRGKGFKGAVGTGASYQALLAGTPMTPSEMEARAMAELGLEAFPVAGQIYPRKQDWRVLSALAGLGLSLYKMAFDLRLLQAPPFGEWSEPFGPRQVGSSAMPFKRNPVLAERINALARYLGTLPQIAWETAAHSLLERTLDDSAVRRIVLPEAFLTADEILRLALRILRGLNVHEEGLRRNLERYAPFAALEPILMAAARAGADRQALHARLRDHAMAAWAAVQAGLPNPLPDRLRTDPEITRWVPPEDLEELLRVEAHIGDAPARARAMAQRIREAIAG; encoded by the coding sequence ATGTTCACCCACGACAGTTATCTTTCCCCTTTCACCTGGCGGTATGGAAGCCCGGAGATGCGCCGGCTCTGGTCGGAGATCCATCGCCGGCGCCTGTGGCGGCGGGTTTGGATCGCCCTGGCCCGGGCGCAGATGGCGGCCGGCCGGGTGCGGCCCGAGCAGCTGGCGGACCTCGAAGCCCACGCGGAGGCCATCGACCTGGCCCGGGCGGAGGGGATCGAGGCGGAGATCGGCCACGACCTGATGGCGGAGCTGTTGACCTTCGCGGAGCAGGCTCCCATCGGCGGCCCGATCCTGCATCTGGGCGCCACCTCCGCGGACATCGAGGACAACGCCGATGCCCTGCGCATGCGAGAGGCCCTGGATCTGATCCGAGGGCGCCTTCGGCAGGTCCTGGAGACACTGGCGGGGGCCATCGAGCGCTGGGCGGAGACGCCCTGTATGGGATGGACGCACCTTCAGCCGGCGGAGCCGACCACGGTGGGCTACCGCCTGGCCCTCTACGGCCAGGACCTTCTGATGGACTGGGAGGAGCTGACCCGCTGTCGGGAGATGATCCGGGGGAAAGGCTTCAAGGGGGCGGTGGGCACAGGGGCCTCCTATCAGGCGTTGTTGGCGGGAACCCCGATGACGCCGTCCGAAATGGAGGCGCGGGCGATGGCGGAGCTGGGCCTGGAGGCCTTCCCGGTGGCCGGTCAGATCTATCCGCGCAAACAGGACTGGCGGGTTCTGAGCGCTCTGGCGGGCCTGGGGCTTTCCCTCTACAAGATGGCCTTCGACCTGCGCCTGCTGCAGGCGCCCCCCTTCGGCGAGTGGTCTGAGCCCTTCGGCCCGCGCCAGGTCGGCTCCTCGGCCATGCCCTTCAAGCGCAACCCGGTGCTGGCGGAGCGGATCAACGCTCTGGCCCGCTACCTGGGGACGTTGCCTCAGATCGCCTGGGAGACGGCGGCCCACTCCCTGCTGGAGCGCACCCTGGATGATTCCGCGGTCCGCCGCATCGTGCTCCCCGAGGCGTTCCTAACGGCGGACGAGATCCTGCGCCTGGCCCTGCGGATCCTCCGCGGCCTGAATGTTCACGAGGAGGGCTTGCGTCGCAACCTGGAGCGGTATGCGCCCTTCGCCGCCCTGGAGCCGATCCTTATGGCGGCGGCTCGGGCGGGGGCGGACCGCCAGGCCCTTCACGCCCGCCTGCGGGATCACGCGATGGCGGCCTGGGCGGCGGTGCAGGCAGGCTTGCCCAACCCGCTGCCGGATCGCCTGCGGACGGATCCGGAGATCACCCGATGGGTGCCTCCGGAGGACCTGGAGGAGCTGCTTCGGGTGGAAGCCCATATCGGCGATGCCCCGGCCCGCGCCCGGGCCATGGCGCAGCGGATCCGGGAGGCCATCGCCGGATGA